Proteins from a single region of Macaca thibetana thibetana isolate TM-01 chromosome 4, ASM2454274v1, whole genome shotgun sequence:
- the ZNF322 gene encoding zinc finger protein 322, with amino-acid sequence MYTSEERCNQRTQKRKIYNVCPQKGKKIFIHVHAITQIDGHIYQCLECKQNFCENLALIMCERTHTGEKPYKCDMCEKTFVQSSDLISHQRIHNYEKPYKCSKCEKSFWHHLALSGHQRTHAGKKFYTCDICGKNFGQSSDLLVHQRSHTGEKPYLCSECDKCFSRSTNLIRHRRTHTGEKPFKCLECEKAFSGKSDLISHQRTHTGERPYKCNKCEKSYRHRSAFIVHKRVHTGEKPYKCGACEKCFGQKSDLIVHQRVHTGEKPYKCLECMRSFTRSANLIRHQATHTHTFKCLEYEKSFNCSSDLIVHQRIHMEEKPHQWSTCESGFLLGMDFVAQQKMRTQTEELHYKYTVCDKSFHQSSALLQHQTVHTGEKPFICNVSEKGLELSPPHASEASQMS; translated from the coding sequence ATGTACACTTCAGAAGAGAGATGTAATCAGAGaactcaaaaaaggaaaatatataatgtatgccCTCAGAAGGgtaaaaagatttttattcatGTGCATGCGATTACTCAAATAGATGGTCATATATACCAGTGCCTTGAATGCAAGCAAAACTTCTGTGAAAACTTAGCTCTTATTATGTGTGAGAGAACCCATACTGGGGAGAAACCTTATAAATGTGATATGTGTGAGAAAACCTTTGTCCAAAGCTCAGATCTTATTTCACACCAGAGGATCCACAATTACGAGAAACCTTATAAATGCAGCAAATGTGAGAAGAGCTTTTGGCACCACTTAGCGCTTTCAGGACATCAGAGAACACACGCAGGTAAAAAATTCTATACATGTGACATTTGTGGCAAGAATTTTGGTCAGAGTTCTGATCTGCTCGTCCACCAGCGAAGCCATACTGGCGAGAAACCGTATCTATGTAGTGAGTGTGACAAATGCTTCAGTAGAAGTACAAACCTCATAAGGCACCGAAGAACTCACACAGGTGAGAAACCATTTAAGTGTCTCGAGTGTGAAAAAGCTTTCAGTGGGAAATCAGATCTTATTAGCCACCAGAGAACTCACACTGGGGAAAGGCCCTACAAATGTAATAAGTGTGAGAAAAGTTACCGACACCGTTCAGCCTTCATTGTACATAAAAGAGTTCATACTGGGGAGAAGCCCTATAAGTGTGGTGCCTGTGAAAAATGCTTTGGCCAGAAATCAGACCTTATCGTACACCAGAGAGTCCACACAGGTGAGAAGCCGTATAAATGCCTGGAATGTATGAGAAGTTTTACTCGGAGTGCCAACCTAATTAGGCACCAGGCAACTCACACTCACACTTTTAAATGCCTTGAGTATGAGAAAAGTTTTAACTGTAGCTCAGATCTTATTgtacatcagagaattcacatgGAAGAGAAACCACATCAGTGGTCTACGTGTGAGAGTGGCTTCCTCCTAGGTATGGACTTTGTTGCCCAACAGAAAATGAGAACTCAAACAGAGGAGCTACACTACAAATACACTGTATGTGATAAAAGCTTCCACCAGAGCTCAGCCCTTCTTCAACATCAGACAGTACACACTGGTGAAAAACCATTTATCTGTAATGTGAGTGAAAAAGGTCTTGAGCTTAGCCCTCCCCATGCATCAGAAGCCTCACAGATGTCTTGA